TGGACGACCCTGAGCTGACGGACTCCCGGTTGACGGGCCGGCGGGCGGCGACGTCGGGGTCCTGACCGATCCCGACCTGCTCCGCAAGGGCACCGAGGGCCTTGTCGATCCGCTCCGCACCCCAGATCGCTCCGGGCACTCGGCGTCCTCGGTACGGGAACGCGAGCACCACGACGAGCAGCATCGCCGCGACGACGATGATGAGCATGACGGGCACGATGACGACTGCCGGCGACATGTGGCACAACCCCCAGATATGGCCAAAACGGACTTGCCAAGGCTTTCACACCTGGGGTCCACGTGCGCATCCAGACGGCGCGCCGCGAGCATGACGTGCGTCACGTCGACGAGCCGCGCCCGACCGGACCGTACGATCGCGTGGTGCCCCTCCCCCGCATCCGCATCGTCCACCTCCCGCCCGACACCCTGCGAGCGCTCGCCGACGGCGACCTGGGCGCCGCAAACGCCACCTCGCCGGTGCCGTTGTCGGAGGGGTTCGTGAGCGAGACCTTCCGCACCGTGTGGCTGATGCGGGCCCGCCAGGTCGTCGACGATCCTGCTGCCGTCGGCTGGGTCACCGGTGCCGTCTGGGACGAGGACGCCGGCGTGGCGGTGGGTCGTGCCGGCTACCACGGACCGCCGGACGCCGACGGCATGGTCGAGATCGGTTATGAGATCGAGCCCGCGTACCGGCGCCGCGGCTACGCCCGAGCAGCCCTCACCGCACTGGTCGACCGAGCCGACACCGAACCCTCCGTACGAGTCGTCCGAGTGACCATCGCCCCGGACAACACGGCGTCCCGCGACCTTGCCCTCCCGTTCGGGTTCGTCCATGTCGGTGAGCAGTGGGACGAGGAGGACGGGCTGGAGCTCGTGTACGACCGGCCCGTCCGCAGACCGTAGCCAGCGACGGTGAGCGGAGGGCGGCTACTCGCGTACGAGCGGTGCCACCGCCGTACGGATCGCGTCGGGCACCGGCGTCACCGCGCGCCCTTCCCGCGTCACGTAGACGTGGACGAAGCGGCCGATCGCGGCCGGCTCCGGCGACTCGCCCTGGAACAGCCCGATCTCGTACACGATCGACGAGCTGCCCAGCTTCTCGACGGCCAGACCGACCTCGACGTCGGCGGGGAACCCGAGCTCCCGCTTGAAACGGCACCCCGTCTCGACGACGAGCCCGATCGCGTCGAGGCGACGGATGTCGGTGCCGGTGGACTCGATGAGGAAGCCGTTCACGGCGGTGTCGAAGTAGGAGTAGTAGGTCACGTTGTTCACGTGGCCGTACACGTCCTCGTCGGACCAGCGCGTCGTGATCCGGCGCAGCACCGGGAAGTCCTCGCGGGTGGGGCTGCTGGAGGCGGGGGCTTTGTCGCTCACGCGGCGGACGATACCGTCACGCCGGCTCGACCTCGCGGATGCGCTGGCTGATCACTGCGGATACTCCGTCGCCACGCATCGAAACGCCGTACAGCGCGTCCGCGACCTCCATGGTGCGCTTCTGGTGCGTGATCACGACGAGCTGGCTGCTCTCGCGCAGCTCCTCGTAGATCTCCAGCAGCCGCCCGAGGTTGGTGTCGTCGAGAGCCGCCTCCACCTCGTCGAGGATGTAGAACGGGCTCGGCCGCGCCTTGAAGAGCGCCACGAGGAACGCGACCGCGACGAGCGACCGCTCGCCACCGGAGAGCAGCGACAGCCGCTTGACCTTCTTGCCCGGCGGTCGCGCCTCGACCTCGATGCCGGTCGTGAGCATCGACGACGGATCGGTGAGGATCAGGCGCCCCTCGCCACCGG
Above is a genomic segment from Mumia sp. Pv4-285 containing:
- a CDS encoding acyl-CoA thioesterase, which codes for MSDKAPASSSPTREDFPVLRRITTRWSDEDVYGHVNNVTYYSYFDTAVNGFLIESTGTDIRRLDAIGLVVETGCRFKRELGFPADVEVGLAVEKLGSSSIVYEIGLFQGESPEPAAIGRFVHVYVTREGRAVTPVPDAIRTAVAPLVRE
- a CDS encoding GNAT family N-acetyltransferase, whose amino-acid sequence is MPLPRIRIVHLPPDTLRALADGDLGAANATSPVPLSEGFVSETFRTVWLMRARQVVDDPAAVGWVTGAVWDEDAGVAVGRAGYHGPPDADGMVEIGYEIEPAYRRRGYARAALTALVDRADTEPSVRVVRVTIAPDNTASRDLALPFGFVHVGEQWDEEDGLELVYDRPVRRP